From Primulina huaijiensis isolate GDHJ02 chromosome 15, ASM1229523v2, whole genome shotgun sequence, one genomic window encodes:
- the LOC140959350 gene encoding uncharacterized protein — MCMWGSYRCFICKEEGHKDADCPKKKGPTVGRAYVMHAEEVEVESDTTLITGRIFILGVVTFALLDSGAAPSFISGTFVKRIKIIPKDMGLSFKVSILFGDQMITSSIVRNLELRLQKDMVRADLIVLPMPEFEIILCMNWVSLNGASIDFWQRPVSIRLPSEKSFIFEVERQNQIPHIISCSCARKLIKRCCKAFLACVTSAPVPVSQKLEDVEVVRDFPSVFPEDVSSIPTEREVELSIELMSGTVSISKAPYRLAPAEERAK, encoded by the exons ATGTGCATGTGGGGATCATATaggtgcttcatatgcaaggaagaggGGCATAAGGACgctgattgcccgaagaagAAAGGACCAACTGTGGGCAGAGCTTATGTCATGCATGCTGAAGAAGTTGAGGTGGAGTCAGACACGACTCTAATAACTG GAAGGATATTCATTTTAGGTGTGGTTACCTTCGCATTGCTGGATTCGGGAGCTGCACCCTCATTCATATCCGGGACATTCGTCAAGCGAATAAAGATTATACCCAAGGATATGGGATtgagtttcaaagtttctattctttTTGGTGATCAAATGATCACTTCGAGCATTGTGaggaatctggagcttcgtttgcaaAAGGATATGGTTCGAGCAGATCTTATCGTACTCCCAATGCCTGAATTTGAAATCATTCTTTGCATGAATTGGGTATCattgaatggagcttcgatagatttttGGCAGAGGCCGGTGTCTATCCGACTGCCCAGCGAGAAATCTTTTATCTTCGAGGTAGAGAGACAAAATCAAATTCCACACATTATCTCCTGCAGTTGTGCGAGGAAACTTATTAAGCGATGCTGcaaagcttttctagcatgtgttacTTCAGCACCTGTTCCAGTCAGTCAGAAGCTAGAGGATGTTGAggttgtcagagactttcctagcgtctttccagAGGACGTATCTAGCATTCCAACGGAACGAGAGGTGGAATTatctattgagttgatgtcggGAACTGTGTcaatttctaaggcaccctatcgtCTAGCTCCCGCTGAAGAAAGAGCTAaatga